A genomic segment from Acyrthosiphon pisum isolate AL4f chromosome A3, pea_aphid_22Mar2018_4r6ur, whole genome shotgun sequence encodes:
- the LOC100164459 gene encoding cytochrome P450 6k1 isoform X3, producing the protein MISFLIDCLVNNVTCLSLIVIFTGSFYYYSTSTYNKWRKLKIPYVPPVPLFGNTFRMLARLEHPIDTFDKIYNHFPDFKLFGFYQMREPMLLVRDPELINMILVKDFLYFTDHGVDIDPSMSTLAKSLFFANGQKWRTMRQKLSPGFTSGKLKGTYCQINECSDEMVSSIVEAIGKKTDRIELKTITGRFSTDVIATCAFGLKLDSIKNGDSEFRRYVKILFQTTTKQAIILILSLICPRVVKILRLQFFSLEATNFFSKVFADVIKYREDHNVSRNDITQTLIEARKELVLKEISTTEDKFTDDDIIGNAIFLFSAGSETISSLVCFCLYELALNKEIQDKLRAEIYSMKAKHNGKLNNDYLVDLRYTNMVLEGTYAVLTHRTDYKKKKNGLNKSCGLGETNGSCWSIQMIKLYII; encoded by the exons ATGATATCGTTTTTAATCGACTGTTTGGTCAACAACGTTACGTGTCTGAGTTTGATCGTCATATTCACGGGCTCATTCTATTATTATTCGACTTCGACGTACAATAAATGGAGGAAATTGAAAATCCCGTACGTACCACCCGTGCCCCTGTTCGGCAACACTTTCAGAATGTTGGCGAGACTTGAACATCCGATCGACACGTTTGACAAGATTTACAACCATTTTCCGGATTTCAAACTATTTGGGTTCTATCAGATGAGGGAGCCGATGCTGTTGGTCCGCGACCCGGAGCTAATCAACATGATATTGGTCAAGGACTTCTTGTACTTCACCGACCACGGTGTTGACATAGACCCATCCATGTCCACGCTGGCAAAGAGTCTTTTCTTTGCCAACGGCCAGAAATGGCGGACAATGCGCCAGAAGTTGAGTCCGGGCTTCACGTCCGGAAAGTTAAAGGGCACGTACTGCCAAATCAACGAGTGCAGCGATGAGATGGTGTCTAGCATCGTCGAAGCGATCGGTAAGAAGACTGACCGTATTGAATTGAAAACGATAACTGGGAGATTTTCTACAGACGTGATCGCCACGTGCGCGTTTGGCCTAAAGCTCGACTCGATTAAAAATGGCGATTCAGAATTCCGCCGGTACGTGAAGATTTTATTTCAGACTACCACGAAACAGGCGATTATCTTGATTCTGTCGTTGATCTGCCCCAGGGTGGTCAAGATTTTaagattacaatttttttcgttgGAAGCTACCAATTTTTTCTCTAAGGTGTTCGCCGACGTCATCAAGTATCGCGAAGATCACAACGTGTCCCGGAACGATATTACTCAGACCCTGATTGAGGCGCGTAAAGAATTGGTGTTGAAGGAAATCTCGACCACCGaag ATAAATTCACCGACGATGATATCATCGGTAACGCTATTTTTTTGTTCTCCGCTGGTTCAGAAACCATTTCGTCTTTGGTATGTTTTTGTCTATACGAATTGGCACTGAACAAGGAAATCCAAGATAAATTACGTGCGGAGATATACTCGATGAAAGCAAAACACAATGGAAAGCTTAATAACGATTATTTGGTGGATCTCCGTTACACCAACATGGTATTggaag gtacctacgccgTGTTGACACATCGTACGGATTATAAGAAGAAGAAAAACGGTTTGAATAAAAGCTGCGGACTGGGTGAAACGAACGGATCTTGTTGGAGTatacaaatgataaaattatatataatatga
- the LOC100166472 gene encoding CTL-like protein 2: MDQNSYSPNKKKPLEKRSCTDCLCFLGFGVFIACWLGLASYAYQNSDQELFISPSDSNGQVCGRNKNVSDKSYLFFFDITECTSPMIFVHGCQTPQVCVENCPNTDWSVKEVLDSKDPQVDWPAIQKTLICVSPDLNKLVNSMEVLKNFTSSNLCAKYFTKSETLFNYCIPTLSGDLESLKQILSSNNIAMSSFIDGTAMVDWLKMSKEASQHIKEDLEKSYQHIIVGLVIAIFFSLTYILLLRWFSWLMVWMSMWAIVGLLAFGSYESYVKYVSFGDSDTDTSLNEDGEPTDIATGGGRQSWTNYANSKLNKKSTWLVFTVVSTVALVVLLLIIVFLRKRIRLSIALIVEGSRAILEIKTSLAFPVFQWLLYLVVLIWFFIVAIYLSSMKLYVFKVKGLANDHNCVCNNSYYKDGDWCTESKWERYCSALGQNKTMCRLAKCAYDHTVSQDFITGLQLFNVFGMLWLMNFVSAFSQMVLAITFTSWYWTFHKKDVPFFSLTSSFYKTIRYHLGTVAYGSLIIAICNFIRVILEWVETKLKKYDNSFTRAIFTCMRCFFWLLNKFLRFVNRNAYIMCAMYGKNFCTSAKQAFDLLLRNVLRLVVLDKVTDFIFFVGKIVIMGATIAAFYFEFYEPIEPIKKFEFFNQPVLNQKWLPMFIVAAGSWVISSTFFHVYSIAVDTLFLCFLEDSERNDGSSDRPYFMSRKLMNVLGTRNVL, from the exons ATGGATCAAA ATTCCTATAGTCCAAACAAGAAGAAACCCCTCGAGAAGAGATCGTGTACGGATTGCTTGTGCTTCCTCGGTTTCGGCGTGTTCATAGCCTGCTGGTTGGGGTTGGCCAGCTATG cTTATCAAAATTCGGACCAAGAGCTGTTCATTTCACCGTCGGATTCGAACGGTCAAGTGTGCGGTCGAAATAAGAACGTGTCTGATAAATCGTACCTGTTCTTCTTTGACATAACCGAATGCACTTCACCAATGATTTTCGTCCACGGATGCCAAACTCCtcag GTATGCGTGGAAAATTGTCCAAACACGGATTGGTCCGTCAAAGAAGTGTTGGACTCTAAAGACCCTCAAGTCGACTGGCCGGCCATACAGAAGACCCTGATATGCGTTTCTCCCGATCTCAACAAATTGGTCAATTCGATGGAAGTGCTGAAAAACTTTACATCGTCCAACCTATGTGCCAAATATTTTACTAAGAGCGAAACCC tatttaattattgcatTCCTACGCTGAGTGGTGACCTGGAGAGTCTGAAACAAATTCTGAGTTCCAACAATATCGCGATGAGCAGCTTTATCGACGGAACCGCTATGGTTGATTGGTTGAAAATGTCGAAAGAA GCCAGTCAACATATAAAAGAAGATTTGGAAAAAAGCTACCAACACATTATTGTTGGTTTGGTCATTGCTATCTTCTTCAGCCTTACCTACATCCTGCTGCTCAGGTGGTTCAGTTGGTTAATGGTTTGGATGTCAATGTGGGCCATCGTGGGCTTATTAGCTTTTG GTAGTTACGAATCGTATGTGAAGTACGTGTCTTTCGGCGATTCCGATACCGATACTTCGTTGAACGAAGACGGAGAGCCGACCGACATTGCCACGGGCGGCGGCCGACAGAGCTGGACCAACTACGCAAACTCCAAACTAAACAAAAAGTCCACCTGGTTGGTGTTCACCGTCGTGTCAACCGTCGCGCTGGTCGTGTTGCTGTTGATAATCGTGTTCTTGCGCAAACGGATACGGCTGTCCATAGCGCTTATCGTGGAAGGAAGTCG AGCGATACTCGAGATAAAAACATCACTGGCGTTCCCGGTGTTCCAGTGGCTTTTGTACTTGGTGGTGCTGATTTGGTTTTTCATCGTTGCCATTTATCTGTCGTCCATGAAACTGTACGTGTTCAAAGTCAAAGGCCTCGCCAACGACCACAACTGTGTTTGCAACAACAGTTACTACAAG GACGGTGACTGGTGTACAGAGTCCAAATGGGAACGGTACTGCAGCGCCTTAGGCCAGAACAAAACCATGTGCAGACTGGCCAAATGCGCGTACGACCACACTGTGTCGCAGGACTTCATCACCGGACTTCAGTTGTTCAACGTGTTCGGAATGTTGTGGCTTATGAACTTTGTGTCTGCCTTCTCTCAAATGGTGCTGGCCATCACGTTCACCTCGTGGTACTGGACGTTCCACAAGAAGGACGTACCGTTCTTCTCGCTTACGAGTTCCTTCTACAAAACAATCAG ATATCACTTGGGAACGGTCGCTTATGGGTCTCTGATCATCGCCATCTGCAACTTTATACGCGTGATACTCGAGTGGGTGGAAACCAAACTGAAGAAGTACGACAATTCGTTCACCCGAGCCATATTCACGTGTATGCGATGCTTCTTTTGGCTGCTGAACAAGTTCTTGCGATTCGTCAATCGGAACGCGTACATCATGTGTGCTATGTACGGGAAGAACTTTTGCACTTCAGCCAAACAGGCATTTGACCTGCTGTTGAGGAACGTGTTACGCCTAGTGGTCCTCGAcaag gTGACTGATTTCATATTTTTCGTGGGCAAGATCGTCATCATGGGCGCCACAATCGCGGCATTTTACTTCGAGTTCTACGAACCGATAGAGCCAATCAAAAAGTTCGAGTTCTTCAATCAGCCCGTCCTCAATCAGAAGTGGTTACCGATGTTCATCGTGGCCGCCGGCTCCTGGGTCATATCTTCCACGTTCTTCCACGTGTACTCCATCGCTGTCGACACACTGTTCCTATGCTTTT TGGAAGACTCCGAACGAAACGACGGATCGAGTGATCGTCCTTACTTCATGTCGCGGAAGCTGATGAACGTTCTGGGAACCAGGAACGTGCTGTAA
- the LOC100164459 gene encoding cytochrome P450 6k1 isoform X1 — MISFLIDCLVNNVTCLSLIVIFTGSFYYYSTSTYNKWRKLKIPYVPPVPLFGNTFRMLARLEHPIDTFDKIYNHFPDFKLFGFYQMREPMLLVRDPELINMILVKDFLYFTDHGVDIDPSMSTLAKSLFFANGQKWRTMRQKLSPGFTSGKLKGTYCQINECSDEMVSSIVEAIGKKTDRIELKTITGRFSTDVIATCAFGLKLDSIKNGDSEFRRYVKILFQTTTKQAIILILSLICPRVVKILRLQFFSLEATNFFSKVFADVIKYREDHNVSRNDITQTLIEARKELVLKEISTTEDKFTDDDIIGNAIFLFSAGSETISSLVCFCLYELALNKEIQDKLRAEIYSMKAKHNGKLNNDYLVDLRYTNMVLEGTYAVLTHRTDYKKKKNGLNKSCGLGETNGSCWKTGRKYSIAFNITRVATKTYTLPDESFVIEKGQKLIIPMFNIHRDPKYYPDPLRFDPERFSMEQKSQRPNGTYIPFGDGPRLCIGKRFAEAEMKLVLSKVLSKFEVQPCEQTEIPLDIRSGSGLLSPKNGLVLKFKPIIEH; from the exons ATGATATCGTTTTTAATCGACTGTTTGGTCAACAACGTTACGTGTCTGAGTTTGATCGTCATATTCACGGGCTCATTCTATTATTATTCGACTTCGACGTACAATAAATGGAGGAAATTGAAAATCCCGTACGTACCACCCGTGCCCCTGTTCGGCAACACTTTCAGAATGTTGGCGAGACTTGAACATCCGATCGACACGTTTGACAAGATTTACAACCATTTTCCGGATTTCAAACTATTTGGGTTCTATCAGATGAGGGAGCCGATGCTGTTGGTCCGCGACCCGGAGCTAATCAACATGATATTGGTCAAGGACTTCTTGTACTTCACCGACCACGGTGTTGACATAGACCCATCCATGTCCACGCTGGCAAAGAGTCTTTTCTTTGCCAACGGCCAGAAATGGCGGACAATGCGCCAGAAGTTGAGTCCGGGCTTCACGTCCGGAAAGTTAAAGGGCACGTACTGCCAAATCAACGAGTGCAGCGATGAGATGGTGTCTAGCATCGTCGAAGCGATCGGTAAGAAGACTGACCGTATTGAATTGAAAACGATAACTGGGAGATTTTCTACAGACGTGATCGCCACGTGCGCGTTTGGCCTAAAGCTCGACTCGATTAAAAATGGCGATTCAGAATTCCGCCGGTACGTGAAGATTTTATTTCAGACTACCACGAAACAGGCGATTATCTTGATTCTGTCGTTGATCTGCCCCAGGGTGGTCAAGATTTTaagattacaatttttttcgttgGAAGCTACCAATTTTTTCTCTAAGGTGTTCGCCGACGTCATCAAGTATCGCGAAGATCACAACGTGTCCCGGAACGATATTACTCAGACCCTGATTGAGGCGCGTAAAGAATTGGTGTTGAAGGAAATCTCGACCACCGaag ATAAATTCACCGACGATGATATCATCGGTAACGCTATTTTTTTGTTCTCCGCTGGTTCAGAAACCATTTCGTCTTTGGTATGTTTTTGTCTATACGAATTGGCACTGAACAAGGAAATCCAAGATAAATTACGTGCGGAGATATACTCGATGAAAGCAAAACACAATGGAAAGCTTAATAACGATTATTTGGTGGATCTCCGTTACACCAACATGGTATTggaag gtacctacgccgTGTTGACACATCGTACGGATTATAAGAAGAAGAAAAACGGTTTGAATAAAAGCTGCGGACTGGGTGAAACGAACGGATCTTGTTGGA AGACTGGGCGCAAGTACTCCATTGCATTTAACATAACTAGAGTGGCTACAAAAACATACACTTTACCTGACGAATCATTTGTTATTGAAAAAGGACAAAAACTCATTATACCGATGTTCAACATACATCGTGATCCTAAATATTATCCCGATCCATTGAGATTTGATCCAGAAAGGTTTTCAATGGAACAAAAATCTCAACGACCTAATGGCACTTACATTCCGTTTGGCGACGGACCTCGACTGTGCATAG GCAAACGATTTGCCGAAGCAGAAATGAAATTGGTTCTGTCAAAAgtattgtcaaaatttgaagtaCAACCATGTGAACAGACTGAAATTCCTCTAGACATAAGAAGTGGATCTGGATTACTTTCACCAAAAAACGGActtgtgttaaaatttaaaccaatCATTGagcattaa
- the LOC100164459 gene encoding cytochrome P450 6k1 isoform X2, whose product MISFLIDCLVNNVTCLSLIVIFTGSFYYYSTSTYNKWRKLKIPYVPPVPLFGNTFRMLARLEHPIDTFDKIYNHFPDFKLFGFYQMREPMLLVRDPELINMILVKDFLYFTDHGVDIDPSMSTLAKSLFFANGQKWRTMRQKLSPGFTSGKLKGTYCQINECSDEMVSSIVEAIGKKTDRIELKTITGRFSTDVIATCAFGLKLDSIKNGDSEFRRYVKILFQTTTKQAIILILSLICPRVVKILRLQFFSLEATNFFSKVFADVIKYREDHNVSRNDITQTLIEARKELVLKEISTTEDKFTDDDIIGNAIFLFSAGSETISSLVCFCLYELALNKEIQDKLRAEIYSMKAKHNGKLNNDYLVDLRYTNMVLEETGRKYSIAFNITRVATKTYTLPDESFVIEKGQKLIIPMFNIHRDPKYYPDPLRFDPERFSMEQKSQRPNGTYIPFGDGPRLCIGKRFAEAEMKLVLSKVLSKFEVQPCEQTEIPLDIRSGSGLLSPKNGLVLKFKPIIEH is encoded by the exons ATGATATCGTTTTTAATCGACTGTTTGGTCAACAACGTTACGTGTCTGAGTTTGATCGTCATATTCACGGGCTCATTCTATTATTATTCGACTTCGACGTACAATAAATGGAGGAAATTGAAAATCCCGTACGTACCACCCGTGCCCCTGTTCGGCAACACTTTCAGAATGTTGGCGAGACTTGAACATCCGATCGACACGTTTGACAAGATTTACAACCATTTTCCGGATTTCAAACTATTTGGGTTCTATCAGATGAGGGAGCCGATGCTGTTGGTCCGCGACCCGGAGCTAATCAACATGATATTGGTCAAGGACTTCTTGTACTTCACCGACCACGGTGTTGACATAGACCCATCCATGTCCACGCTGGCAAAGAGTCTTTTCTTTGCCAACGGCCAGAAATGGCGGACAATGCGCCAGAAGTTGAGTCCGGGCTTCACGTCCGGAAAGTTAAAGGGCACGTACTGCCAAATCAACGAGTGCAGCGATGAGATGGTGTCTAGCATCGTCGAAGCGATCGGTAAGAAGACTGACCGTATTGAATTGAAAACGATAACTGGGAGATTTTCTACAGACGTGATCGCCACGTGCGCGTTTGGCCTAAAGCTCGACTCGATTAAAAATGGCGATTCAGAATTCCGCCGGTACGTGAAGATTTTATTTCAGACTACCACGAAACAGGCGATTATCTTGATTCTGTCGTTGATCTGCCCCAGGGTGGTCAAGATTTTaagattacaatttttttcgttgGAAGCTACCAATTTTTTCTCTAAGGTGTTCGCCGACGTCATCAAGTATCGCGAAGATCACAACGTGTCCCGGAACGATATTACTCAGACCCTGATTGAGGCGCGTAAAGAATTGGTGTTGAAGGAAATCTCGACCACCGaag ATAAATTCACCGACGATGATATCATCGGTAACGCTATTTTTTTGTTCTCCGCTGGTTCAGAAACCATTTCGTCTTTGGTATGTTTTTGTCTATACGAATTGGCACTGAACAAGGAAATCCAAGATAAATTACGTGCGGAGATATACTCGATGAAAGCAAAACACAATGGAAAGCTTAATAACGATTATTTGGTGGATCTCCGTTACACCAACATGGTATTggaag AGACTGGGCGCAAGTACTCCATTGCATTTAACATAACTAGAGTGGCTACAAAAACATACACTTTACCTGACGAATCATTTGTTATTGAAAAAGGACAAAAACTCATTATACCGATGTTCAACATACATCGTGATCCTAAATATTATCCCGATCCATTGAGATTTGATCCAGAAAGGTTTTCAATGGAACAAAAATCTCAACGACCTAATGGCACTTACATTCCGTTTGGCGACGGACCTCGACTGTGCATAG GCAAACGATTTGCCGAAGCAGAAATGAAATTGGTTCTGTCAAAAgtattgtcaaaatttgaagtaCAACCATGTGAACAGACTGAAATTCCTCTAGACATAAGAAGTGGATCTGGATTACTTTCACCAAAAAACGGActtgtgttaaaatttaaaccaatCATTGagcattaa